In Thermococcus sp. M39, the following are encoded in one genomic region:
- a CDS encoding PrsW family intramembrane metalloprotease, with protein MDVLSTIVFFAYAPALALLWYFYHEDKFEPEPKRYVIGTFILGGTLSVIVAFIIESILTPGRANFGYTIFPATAFYLALTAGIVEEPAKALAIRWPYKAGQMDGIMDGVVYGVAAGLGFAATENLLYGLGYGVGTTITRAFLTPIAHATWSAIVGVGYGLKAEGKIHSVTNYFALAIFLHFIWDYYAFLAIAVPAYYILVIMLLFLNLALIRYFIMLGQKEDLEKQWWYWFVGGRRYG; from the coding sequence ATGGATGTGCTGAGTACGATAGTCTTTTTCGCCTATGCACCGGCATTGGCATTATTATGGTACTTTTATCATGAGGATAAGTTCGAACCAGAGCCAAAGAGATATGTAATAGGAACATTTATACTCGGAGGTACTCTCTCGGTTATAGTCGCTTTCATAATTGAGAGCATTTTAACTCCAGGAAGAGCAAACTTTGGTTACACTATCTTCCCAGCGACAGCATTCTATCTAGCTTTAACCGCTGGCATTGTAGAAGAGCCAGCAAAAGCTCTAGCAATTAGATGGCCCTACAAAGCAGGCCAGATGGATGGAATAATGGACGGCGTTGTTTACGGCGTTGCTGCTGGATTAGGCTTTGCAGCCACCGAGAATTTGCTATACGGCCTTGGATATGGAGTCGGAACGACTATAACAAGGGCATTCTTAACACCAATAGCCCACGCGACGTGGAGTGCTATAGTTGGTGTAGGGTATGGACTTAAAGCAGAAGGCAAAATCCACAGTGTAACCAACTATTTTGCACTGGCGATTTTCTTACATTTCATCTGGGATTATTATGCATTCCTTGCAATAGCTGTTCCAGCGTATTATATACTCGTCATAATGCTGCTCTTCCTAAATTTGGCGTTAATTAGATACTTTATAATGCTTGGGCAGAAGGAGGACTTAGAGAAACAGTGGTGGTACTGGTTTGTAGGAGGAAGGAGATATGGTTGA
- a CDS encoding carbonic anhydrase, protein MKPIYPEELKYGQKPKMVVVSCSDSRIPGGIIFSDWKFVPGQYFEIRNAGNCYLLSKESFFYAVAHLKVEEVAIVGHNNCGMMKALIKGKDDVPEIQKAIDLIIGKVFGGDLPTDDVDELAKENVHRQIELLLEEPLVKERYESGELKLKGYYYDFSKGVPELYLINENGKKLNEKVF, encoded by the coding sequence ATGAAGCCGATATATCCTGAAGAACTCAAATACGGGCAAAAACCGAAGATGGTTGTAGTTTCATGTAGCGACTCAAGGATTCCTGGTGGAATAATCTTTTCAGATTGGAAATTTGTTCCCGGCCAATACTTTGAAATAAGAAACGCTGGAAACTGCTATCTCCTTTCAAAAGAGTCATTCTTCTATGCAGTGGCTCACTTAAAAGTTGAGGAAGTTGCAATCGTTGGACACAACAACTGTGGAATGATGAAAGCTTTGATAAAAGGTAAAGACGATGTTCCAGAAATTCAGAAGGCGATAGATCTCATAATAGGGAAAGTTTTTGGAGGAGATCTCCCAACAGATGATGTTGATGAGTTGGCGAAAGAAAACGTGCACAGGCAAATAGAGCTCTTGCTAGAGGAGCCTTTAGTCAAGGAAAGATATGAAAGCGGAGAATTAAAGCTCAAAGGCTACTACTACGACTTCAGCAAAGGTGTCCCAGAGCTTTATTTGATAAATGAAAACGGCAAGAAACTTAACGAGAAAGTTTTCTAG
- a CDS encoding metallophosphoesterase translates to MRPQPLPNKALKIGNNLIIADLHLGYEESLAREGAYLPKAFHEMISSLRAMLQKEKPKRLIINGDLKHSFVPFKREKLELKAFFEEISPLVKEIVVIRGNHDVGISWVKELGIEVVDKLEISGWKIVHGHKLVEGNKFIIGHEHPAIRIRDEVGALIKVPIFLLSDELIVLPAFTPWAYGNDILREIVSPFLLKFNIEDAEVVVPIEDELLNFSTVKQLREVLRKI, encoded by the coding sequence ATGAGACCCCAGCCTCTCCCAAATAAGGCATTGAAAATAGGGAACAACCTCATTATCGCAGATTTGCACTTGGGATATGAGGAAAGCTTAGCTAGAGAGGGAGCATACCTGCCAAAAGCATTTCATGAAATGATAAGCTCATTAAGAGCCATGCTTCAAAAAGAGAAACCAAAAAGATTGATTATAAACGGCGATTTGAAGCATTCCTTTGTCCCGTTTAAAAGGGAGAAGCTCGAGTTAAAGGCATTTTTTGAGGAAATTTCTCCATTAGTAAAGGAGATTGTTGTCATTAGAGGCAATCATGACGTTGGGATATCATGGGTTAAAGAGCTTGGGATTGAGGTTGTTGATAAGCTTGAAATCAGCGGCTGGAAAATAGTTCATGGACATAAGCTTGTTGAGGGAAACAAGTTCATAATAGGACATGAACATCCCGCAATTAGGATTAGGGATGAAGTTGGAGCGTTGATTAAAGTTCCGATCTTTCTGCTGAGTGATGAGCTTATTGTTCTGCCAGCTTTTACGCCTTGGGCTTATGGAAATGACATTCTAAGGGAAATTGTTTCCCCATTCCTTCTGAAATTCAACATTGAAGATGCAGAAGTTGTTGTGCCAATTGAAGATGAACTCCTAAACTTCAGTACTGTGAAGCAGTTGAGAGAAGTCCTTAGGAAAATTTAA
- a CDS encoding HAD family hydrolase, translating to MIIAFDFDGTLVDSYSVIEEAFKRALEKHFRWLPFKGFWAKVLTRIEEHLERPRFGKYSGKVKQPFIFKAKFFRTWFEERAKLTRELDNAKELLKKLKEEGHIVISFSAEDFIDGMKEHRLRVSGFYELFDDVIVFGRELSLCEAFWLVREKYGDEIFIWVDDKPWRFIGVGDENTEYVWYYFPMTAKYMREEILAQIPHLHVIRDLWSLFDVIERIKQERKI from the coding sequence ATGATAATCGCATTTGACTTTGATGGCACATTAGTTGACAGCTATTCAGTAATTGAGGAAGCATTTAAAAGAGCTTTAGAAAAGCACTTTCGATGGCTTCCATTTAAAGGGTTCTGGGCTAAAGTCCTGACGAGAATTGAGGAACATCTTGAAAGGCCTCGCTTTGGAAAGTACAGCGGAAAAGTAAAACAACCGTTTATATTCAAAGCCAAATTCTTCAGAACCTGGTTTGAGGAAAGGGCAAAGCTCACAAGAGAACTTGACAATGCAAAAGAGCTCTTAAAGAAGCTTAAAGAGGAAGGGCACATCGTAATCTCTTTCTCAGCTGAGGACTTTATAGATGGCATGAAGGAACACCGTCTAAGAGTCAGCGGTTTCTATGAGCTGTTTGATGATGTGATAGTCTTTGGGAGAGAGTTAAGTCTTTGTGAAGCTTTTTGGCTTGTGAGAGAAAAATATGGCGATGAGATCTTCATTTGGGTTGATGATAAGCCTTGGCGCTTTATTGGGGTAGGAGACGAGAATACGGAATATGTGTGGTACTATTTCCCAATGACTGCAAAATACATGAGGGAGGAGATTTTAGCTCAGATTCCTCACCTTCATGTGATTAGGGACTTGTGGAGCTTATTCGATGTAATTGAACGGATTAAACAAGAGAGAAAAATCTAG
- a CDS encoding NEW3 domain-containing protein, with the protein MKKLALLLLFLLPLATASQAVYLYLGQTIEVNEIPVELIDISKTGDRAAIKIGNDTYVLSFGENVTYGDITVYMGSIELSEKRVKLLIEGVKNIESSSELSIEVPYPTKIVLPGDKVSFTLMITNEGDDALLPLSYAVPRGFEAYFYAENSKVSEVYLKHGETKMITFIVKVPEDAKGDYKLYAFVGNVSAEIRLSVESGEKYEAYAEYLGKEVEAGETVTFPITIKANSDSVISLSASVPENWSAYFQVGTEKVTKLYLPAETVKSVTLVIEVPSNAPVGTHEVKAKVGDEEIAFEVYVSETHVGENGVITLRVTDSSSGAYIPSALVEVVSRNETVAKVYTTPDGRAQIEVPEDSYTIKVTKEGYESYEESVDIKAGETVDLGIISLEKIPYYFTVECSEPSKSAVLGESLQYKVEIENLGSQDDSYALSVKDLPDNWAYRIVEDLKSKVGISETFVKAGSKKTLYVVVIPPNNAQLGTYNFSLEVQSKGNKETKKLSLEANLIGSYDMSIDLEKYSFTMKAGETKEISIWVYNSGSSPLTSVQLEVNAPEGWLVSVTPESVASVEPDKYVEFKVSITSPQNIDAGDYKITVKANSDQLTKQEDIRITVKTSNSTTYLGIGIILGSLMILGLVLKKYGRK; encoded by the coding sequence ATGAAGAAGCTCGCTTTACTTTTGCTTTTCCTCTTGCCACTTGCAACAGCAAGCCAAGCGGTTTATCTTTACTTGGGGCAGACTATAGAGGTTAATGAGATTCCAGTTGAGCTGATAGACATTTCAAAGACTGGCGACCGAGCGGCAATAAAAATTGGAAACGATACCTATGTTTTGAGTTTTGGGGAGAACGTAACCTATGGCGATATAACGGTTTACATGGGAAGCATTGAGCTCTCAGAGAAGAGGGTTAAACTACTCATTGAAGGTGTCAAAAACATAGAAAGCTCAAGTGAGCTGAGCATAGAGGTTCCTTATCCAACCAAGATCGTTTTGCCGGGAGATAAAGTGAGTTTCACGCTCATGATTACCAACGAAGGTGACGATGCCCTGCTTCCATTGAGCTACGCCGTTCCAAGAGGCTTTGAAGCATACTTTTACGCGGAGAACAGCAAGGTGAGTGAGGTCTATTTGAAACATGGAGAAACGAAGATGATAACCTTCATCGTCAAAGTTCCAGAAGATGCTAAGGGAGATTATAAGCTCTATGCCTTCGTAGGTAATGTGTCAGCAGAGATAAGATTAAGCGTGGAAAGTGGGGAGAAGTATGAGGCTTATGCAGAGTACCTAGGGAAAGAAGTTGAAGCAGGAGAAACGGTCACATTTCCAATAACGATTAAAGCTAATAGTGATTCGGTAATTTCCCTAAGTGCATCAGTCCCAGAGAATTGGAGCGCTTACTTTCAGGTTGGAACTGAAAAAGTAACGAAGCTTTACTTACCAGCGGAAACTGTGAAATCAGTAACGCTCGTGATTGAAGTGCCGAGCAATGCTCCGGTTGGAACTCACGAAGTTAAAGCAAAGGTTGGGGACGAGGAAATAGCCTTTGAAGTCTACGTCTCAGAAACGCATGTCGGCGAAAATGGGGTCATAACACTTAGAGTTACCGATTCGTCCAGTGGGGCGTATATACCGAGCGCGCTCGTGGAGGTAGTGAGCAGAAACGAAACGGTAGCAAAGGTGTACACAACTCCAGACGGAAGAGCCCAGATAGAAGTTCCAGAGGACAGTTACACCATTAAGGTAACCAAGGAAGGATACGAGAGCTACGAGGAGAGCGTTGACATCAAAGCAGGAGAAACCGTTGACTTGGGTATAATCAGCCTCGAAAAGATACCCTACTACTTTACCGTCGAATGCTCTGAACCCTCAAAGAGCGCCGTTTTGGGAGAGAGCTTGCAGTACAAGGTTGAAATAGAGAACCTCGGTTCCCAAGATGACTCATATGCCTTGAGCGTTAAAGACTTGCCGGATAACTGGGCATACCGTATAGTTGAGGATTTGAAGTCAAAAGTTGGCATAAGTGAGACTTTCGTGAAAGCAGGAAGCAAGAAAACGCTTTATGTGGTAGTAATCCCACCTAACAACGCCCAGCTCGGAACTTACAACTTCAGCCTTGAGGTTCAATCAAAGGGCAACAAGGAAACAAAGAAACTCAGCCTCGAAGCAAACCTCATAGGAAGCTACGACATGAGCATAGACCTTGAGAAGTACAGCTTCACCATGAAGGCTGGAGAAACAAAAGAAATCAGCATCTGGGTATACAACAGCGGTTCAAGTCCTTTAACAAGTGTTCAGCTCGAGGTGAATGCTCCAGAAGGCTGGCTTGTGAGTGTAACGCCAGAGAGTGTCGCATCGGTTGAGCCGGACAAGTACGTAGAGTTCAAGGTCTCGATAACCAGCCCTCAGAACATTGATGCCGGAGACTACAAGATTACTGTAAAAGCCAACAGCGACCAGCTCACCAAGCAGGAAGACATCAGGATAACGGTGAAAACGAGCAATTCAACGACATATCTAGGAATTGGCATTATATTGGGTTCACTCATGATTTTGGGATTGGTGCTGAAGAAGTATGGAAGAAAGTAA
- a CDS encoding ABC transporter permease subunit, protein MITIIAEKEFKDYIKSRRFLLIFGFLLLISIVSIWQGYNIYQSKLESYIAGKSPFQPSIFDVFRQMENFLGLIGAIFALSLGFDAITKEREMGTLKVLMSHPVYKDQVILGKFLGGALALGLAMVVMTLTSFGALLVMGLQIDGESLIRIILFMFFTYLYLLLFLGIGMAFSALSKSSSNALMYSLILFLVLMIVFPTIAPLLGSHFAGEAPEPPKVSREENPHAWELYIKNYIEWQEKRYGIETKINSLSPYYNFQQLGSYILNPYKSTKFSPQIVNKIMNNPQLVRALRNRGIIPQIELEKYSIGQSLSFALPHIILLIAPLIISFVVAYVIFMRSDVR, encoded by the coding sequence ATGATTACAATAATAGCCGAGAAGGAGTTTAAGGACTATATAAAGAGCAGACGTTTCCTTTTAATTTTCGGATTCTTGTTGCTGATAAGCATAGTTTCAATTTGGCAGGGCTACAACATTTACCAGTCAAAGCTTGAAAGTTATATAGCTGGGAAAAGCCCATTCCAGCCAAGCATCTTCGACGTGTTCAGGCAGATGGAGAACTTCCTAGGACTCATCGGAGCAATATTTGCACTTTCGCTAGGCTTTGACGCAATAACGAAGGAGCGTGAAATGGGAACACTAAAAGTTCTGATGAGCCACCCAGTTTATAAAGACCAGGTAATCCTCGGAAAATTCCTCGGTGGAGCTTTAGCCCTTGGACTTGCGATGGTAGTAATGACCCTAACTTCATTTGGGGCCTTATTAGTCATGGGATTACAAATAGATGGTGAGTCTTTAATAAGAATTATCCTCTTCATGTTCTTTACATACTTATACTTGCTACTCTTCCTCGGTATAGGAATGGCTTTCTCGGCACTATCCAAGAGTAGTAGCAACGCCTTGATGTATTCACTCATTCTGTTCCTAGTGCTCATGATAGTCTTTCCCACAATAGCCCCGCTCTTGGGAAGTCATTTTGCTGGAGAAGCTCCAGAACCACCAAAAGTGTCGAGAGAGGAAAATCCGCATGCTTGGGAGCTCTACATCAAGAACTACATAGAGTGGCAAGAGAAACGATATGGGATTGAAACCAAGATAAACAGCCTCTCACCTTACTACAACTTCCAACAGCTCGGAAGCTACATTCTAAACCCTTACAAGTCTACGAAGTTTTCTCCTCAAATTGTAAACAAGATTATGAACAATCCACAACTTGTGAGAGCCCTTAGAAACAGGGGCATAATACCCCAAATAGAGCTCGAGAAGTACTCAATCGGGCAAAGTCTCTCCTTTGCACTTCCGCACATAATCCTGCTAATAGCTCCACTGATAATAAGCTTCGTAGTAGCTTACGTGATCTTTATGAGAAGTGACGTGAGGTGA
- a CDS encoding DUF1667 domain-containing protein: MTVEVYKFTCIICPLSCDIEVKVENGEIKEIKGYTCPRGKEWAIEEITNPKRVVMSVIKVKNGNMPTVSVKTDKPIPKTKIPELMKLLAEIEVEAPIKVGQIILENPLGLDTKIVATREVEKA, from the coding sequence ATGACAGTGGAGGTTTACAAGTTTACGTGCATCATCTGCCCGCTTAGCTGTGATATTGAAGTGAAAGTAGAGAACGGAGAGATTAAGGAAATCAAAGGCTACACATGTCCAAGAGGAAAAGAATGGGCTATCGAGGAGATTACAAATCCTAAACGTGTTGTCATGAGCGTAATTAAAGTCAAGAACGGCAATATGCCAACAGTTTCAGTTAAGACAGACAAGCCAATTCCGAAAACAAAGATTCCAGAACTCATGAAGCTTTTAGCAGAGATTGAAGTTGAAGCACCGATAAAAGTTGGACAGATAATTCTTGAAAATCCTCTAGGCTTGGATACAAAAATAGTTGCAACGAGGGAAGTTGAGAAAGCTTAG
- the gcvPB gene encoding aminomethyl-transferring glycine dehydrogenase subunit GcvPB: MFRQARWDEPLIFELSKPGRIGFSLPDPIEDVEVDIPEKLKRKKLELPELSEPEVVRHYTRLSEMNYGVDNGMYPLGSCTMKYNPKINEEIAGHPKVAFIHPYQDERTVQGALQIMWELEQWLKEITGMDRFTLQPAAGANGEFTGVMIIRAYHIDRGETQRNEIIVPDSAHGTNPASAAMAGFKVIEIPSNEQGMVDLEALENAVSERTAGLMLTNPNTLGIFEEDILEIAKIVHKAGGLLYYDGANLNGILGKVRPGDMGFDVIHVNLHKTFSTPHGGGGPGAGPVGVKDFLKDYLPVPVVEYDEENNRYYLNYDLPKSIGKVKEFYGNFAVLVRALTYLKIMGKSGLKAVSEIAVLNANYLTQKLKGTRGYELPHKELRKHEVVFSAEPMKKETGVKALDVAKRLLDHGLHAPTIYFPLIVHEALMIEPTETVTKEDLDYYVEVLKKISEEAYTNPEIVKNAPHNTAVRRVDDVLATKRPIITWRMYKQLKEKGEIDI, encoded by the coding sequence ATGTTCAGACAAGCAAGGTGGGATGAACCCCTAATATTTGAGCTCTCAAAGCCCGGAAGGATTGGATTCTCACTTCCAGATCCGATTGAAGATGTTGAAGTTGATATCCCCGAAAAGCTCAAGAGAAAGAAGCTTGAGCTTCCAGAGCTGAGCGAGCCCGAGGTTGTTAGACACTACACAAGATTGAGCGAGATGAACTATGGCGTTGACAACGGAATGTATCCCCTCGGCTCATGTACGATGAAATACAATCCTAAGATAAATGAGGAAATTGCCGGGCATCCAAAAGTTGCTTTCATACATCCATACCAAGATGAGAGAACAGTCCAAGGTGCTTTGCAAATAATGTGGGAGCTTGAACAGTGGCTTAAGGAAATCACAGGCATGGATCGCTTTACGTTACAGCCAGCTGCTGGAGCAAACGGTGAATTCACGGGTGTGATGATCATCAGAGCATACCACATCGACCGCGGCGAAACTCAGAGGAACGAGATAATTGTTCCAGACTCAGCTCACGGAACGAACCCAGCATCAGCTGCGATGGCCGGATTTAAAGTCATTGAAATCCCATCAAACGAGCAGGGAATGGTTGATTTAGAAGCTTTAGAGAATGCTGTGAGCGAGAGGACTGCTGGATTAATGCTCACAAATCCAAACACCCTTGGCATTTTTGAAGAAGATATCTTGGAGATCGCAAAGATAGTCCACAAAGCTGGTGGACTGCTTTACTATGACGGAGCAAACTTAAACGGAATTCTTGGAAAGGTTAGACCTGGAGACATGGGCTTTGATGTTATTCACGTCAATTTGCACAAGACCTTCTCAACCCCTCACGGCGGTGGAGGACCAGGAGCTGGACCTGTTGGTGTTAAAGACTTCCTGAAGGACTACCTGCCAGTGCCAGTTGTTGAATACGACGAAGAGAACAACCGCTATTACCTAAACTACGACTTGCCGAAGAGCATTGGAAAAGTGAAGGAGTTTTACGGGAACTTTGCCGTTCTGGTTAGAGCATTGACTTATCTAAAGATTATGGGCAAGAGCGGACTTAAGGCTGTAAGCGAGATTGCTGTGCTAAATGCTAACTATCTAACGCAGAAGCTCAAGGGAACAAGGGGTTATGAGCTGCCTCACAAGGAGCTTAGAAAGCACGAAGTAGTCTTCAGCGCGGAGCCCATGAAGAAAGAGACTGGAGTCAAAGCCCTTGATGTGGCCAAGAGATTGCTTGATCATGGACTGCATGCGCCGACAATTTACTTCCCACTGATTGTGCATGAAGCTTTGATGATTGAGCCAACCGAAACGGTAACCAAGGAAGATCTTGACTATTACGTTGAAGTTCTTAAGAAGATAAGCGAAGAGGCTTATACTAACCCAGAGATTGTCAAGAACGCTCCGCACAACACTGCTGTAAGGAGAGTTGACGATGTCTTAGCGACAAAGAGGCCAATAATTACGTGGAGGATGTATAAGCAGCTCAAAGAAAAGGGAGAGATTGACATCTGA
- the gcvPA gene encoding aminomethyl-transferring glycine dehydrogenase subunit GcvPA, whose translation MGKQYLPNLAHKDEMLKEIGFDSIDELFSDVPKEVMHEFNLPEGKSEYEVFLEMNQILDKNKTVLEMPSFLGAGTYFHYVPAHVKYLIERSEFLTAYTPYQAEISQGMLQALFEYQSLIAELVGLEIVNASMYDWGTALGEAALMAARVTKKNKFVVPKHISPEKKRVLETYVAGAGMEIVYVDWNEKGQIDLEKLKESVENSAGVYIEMPNFFGLIEENIVEVGEIAHDSKALFVVGVDPTILGIVEAPGELGADVVIGEAAFFGNPMNFGGPRAGIFATRNDKKLIRQMPGRVIGMTKDADGKRAFVMTLQTREQHIRRAKATSNICSNEALVAVAAAIHLASLGPQGLRKLGEVILKNTAYFKKRIKEVAELPFDGINFKDVLVQFDVPYDVIHECLLERNIHGGFYLKPHFPELGESALFAVTETTRKEWIESLIVALKEIIAEAGL comes from the coding sequence ATGGGGAAGCAGTATCTACCCAATTTGGCACATAAAGATGAAATGCTCAAGGAGATTGGATTTGATAGTATTGATGAACTCTTTTCTGATGTTCCAAAGGAAGTAATGCATGAGTTCAATCTTCCAGAGGGAAAAAGCGAATACGAAGTTTTCCTTGAGATGAACCAAATTCTTGACAAAAACAAAACCGTCTTAGAGATGCCATCATTTTTAGGGGCTGGGACATACTTCCACTACGTTCCAGCGCATGTCAAGTACCTCATAGAGAGGAGCGAATTTTTAACAGCTTATACACCGTATCAGGCAGAGATCAGCCAAGGAATGCTCCAAGCACTCTTTGAGTACCAAAGCTTGATAGCAGAGCTTGTAGGTTTGGAGATTGTAAATGCCTCGATGTACGACTGGGGAACTGCTTTAGGTGAAGCAGCTTTAATGGCGGCAAGAGTTACCAAAAAGAATAAGTTCGTGGTTCCAAAGCACATAAGCCCAGAGAAGAAGAGAGTCCTTGAGACGTATGTCGCTGGGGCTGGAATGGAGATAGTTTATGTCGACTGGAATGAGAAAGGACAGATTGACTTGGAGAAGCTCAAAGAAAGTGTTGAAAACTCTGCAGGGGTTTATATTGAGATGCCCAACTTCTTCGGATTGATTGAAGAGAATATCGTCGAGGTTGGCGAAATTGCTCACGATAGCAAAGCTTTATTTGTTGTTGGAGTAGACCCAACAATTCTTGGAATAGTTGAAGCTCCCGGCGAATTGGGTGCGGATGTTGTAATCGGTGAGGCAGCTTTCTTTGGAAACCCAATGAATTTCGGCGGCCCAAGGGCTGGAATTTTTGCGACGAGGAATGATAAGAAGCTTATCAGACAGATGCCCGGAAGGGTAATCGGCATGACAAAGGATGCAGATGGAAAGAGGGCTTTTGTAATGACACTTCAGACTAGAGAGCAGCACATCAGAAGAGCAAAGGCGACATCAAACATATGTTCAAACGAAGCTCTTGTGGCGGTTGCAGCAGCAATACACCTTGCCTCTCTTGGACCCCAAGGCTTGAGAAAGCTCGGAGAAGTAATTCTGAAGAACACTGCATACTTCAAGAAGCGCATTAAAGAAGTTGCTGAGCTGCCTTTTGACGGAATAAACTTCAAAGATGTTCTTGTGCAGTTTGATGTGCCTTATGATGTAATTCATGAGTGTTTGCTTGAGAGGAACATTCACGGAGGCTTTTACTTAAAGCCTCACTTCCCAGAGCTTGGTGAGAGTGCGTTGTTTGCAGTGACGGAGACGACAAGAAAAGAATGGATTGAGAGCCTTATAGTTGCGTTGAAGGAAATAATAGCTGAGGCTGGACTGTGA